ccccttagtcaatactccatctcacatggaaaccactcccccttacacaatgatccgaaaatcatatgtatttgtattatgaactacatattagttctcccccttattgtcaataaaattggcaaaggtacaagaacgggatcataatgaaatttccgaaagagacatttcatgactaaaagaaaaaagtacataccaactaatttagatgcaatcataaatccgaagctaaatgcatacatcaagagtttaaagatacaagataactcctctaaaattccacagccgcacacccctcaagatatgaccattaagcacgagttcaaaataactctcccccatttgatgtcattcccgaaagaacaacaagagcgaccttaatttcgaaggaaaagaaggatttttattggacaccaaaaaccatgagaatgatttcctatatccaaaaactcaatcaaattaatcacaagtaaaaccatgattaatttaatcggaatacacaatcaattaaacacaaaaagtgatcaacttaattgattatgctcgacataagagaacttacggggcATACGAATAACAtacccattagaaaatgaataggatagttgttcatatactcaacataagaggaatcttacggagtatgaaaatactcaactggattaatttcaagagaacccataattaatctaattggaataaacaaccaaactaattacaaaagtaatcaatttaattgacatTTGTTTTGcccgacataaaaagacttatggagcaataactaaataaccaaacaagatgattaatttagttcaagaatgctcaacataaagtaccttacggaacaaccaacaaagctaataaaaaattaatcaacttggttgtatcgtgctcaacataagacacattacggagcctcatagtattacatagaatatggatcagggatgatcaatactgcggaatatacaaggattcattctatcttccaatcactatttgcataacgatattaatagacataatccttgaaaacaaaagattttaaccgatcttccgtcaaagaattgacaatataggcttaacttttgtatttgtcaaaattccattcattcttttaccagtacgtgaataccgaccatgagcgactttacttttgacaaagtatgggacaatcacagttcacggacgcaaacacacatatcccataacaaattgaaatatcacaaaatcataaagattaatattgcaataccatctttttaatatttttagaaaataaacccaaatctcaaaaaaaacaaaagatgaaaataatagctatgtgtagtcacaatcattgttattcaaagcactagttattcttccaactaaatcaaaaagaagacatactaggcaacaatatctttggtaaattctttatcattcccgaactccttgtcgtcaacatccattggaacataaggttcgtggagataggagttaatatcaacaaatcgtcttggctgatgatgtccaaccagggatttctgaatttccaaagatcttaaaacgcaagcctttatttcacgaatctccattcttacttccttcaactcgtCAACAACATCGAAAAAGTTCTGAGAGTTAGAaaggacagcccttggctttcttgtattcctcctctttctttttaaGGACGGAGATACtgtagatttctctttttccttgattgatggcttaacaatcatgttgacatcttttccatccaaagacatgatgcttagagaacagttataaacaactggtttttgtgagtggaattcacaatctcatcaagcagtcttaatatataaaggatatcaaagagaaaaagagaatgtagggttcgcaacctttagaCAGGTTCGTGGACatccaattctaaaccctataaagagtagaattatcgataataaccctttatttgatagacatgaaaaacaaacctaagaaaaaaaacttttcctaaatcctgagcggtacacaatcttatctcttttgatcaggcacatgagacaagatttaccaaacaacacaattaatttgtgatgtggtgaacaacaatttgtccaccatttttctcttgagaggaatcctatgacttctgtctatcaaagcgatttgaccataccttcttctctaatggtcttattttgtctttggaaaccaacttcttagacgaagataaaatcctacatacctcagcagtcttctgagcaagtttaagcttccttgctaatcggtttgctcttcgttgaagtttattggcgtgcctcacttgatgtttgtacttgtaacatcttgatagttcatgacccttctaagaacaaaacgagcacgtcaaacttggatattaTTCAGGCATCTGTAATGTGAACGCATCTaggcacatagtagatcctgaaacattacgaccagagtttccaaaggatgggtcaattgattcttccatcttgattggattctcttcttcaccgaaaccatcaaggctgatatatgtattgctacaattatcaaaatcaatgttttcacatagaagaccgacacttgatttcctatcttcatcagaatcatagatctcatacatctcatcaagtgttacagcaagacctttgttcccaatgtattttctacgatttgggcactcgtttgcaaaatgacaaatcctttacacttaaagcactgtggcatatcctcgtcatcagcctcgtcagcatccctgtttttaggaggaacgcgattgtgaggtttatctgacaacctaggtttgtctcttgaaaaccgtttacttatcttcaatagaatatccctaaactgtcttgtgatcaaggagactgatttgtaaagatcttcatccaaaaaatcaccctcaaactgatcatcctcagagacataaacacttttacttttatcaagtactttagtgttcttctgtgctttaaaggcaacatccttttcgattttggatgtatgctcatgatcaaagatctttagctttccaaccaatgtatttctgaaaagattatcaaggttatttccctcaatgatggaatgcttcttagactcgtatctagatggcagcgatctgagaattttcagtAGAATGTCCttctcaggaatagtcttacccaatgcaaaagatgcattaacaacttcagacactttgtgattaacctcatcaaatgtatcttcatctgccatacgaaggttctcccaatcggaattaaggttttgaagcctggattccatttcactggagttaccttcaaatacggtttctaagatatcccaagcatctttagacctagtgcagtttgacacatggtgctgaagatttgggtaatggcatgtatgatgacattcaaaccttcggagttttgctttgcagcaagtatctcggcaagattatattcaccaatattcttgggaacatttatgtctccaactgccacaacgggaacatcatagccattaataacatatacctatgattgaaaatcacgtgcttgaagaaaatctcacatagcaattttccaccacaagtaattagagtcatcgaagactggtggtacgttaatagagatagcaccctatccatagagtcaaatcgctacaaacacagactagtaaggtcttaaacgtgtttgcctgctctgataccaactgaaaaagcgggggtctaacaacaccacccaatatttcgcttagaaatctgtatggacaaactcgaatatacttttaagagaatcaacaagactcaatcaattaaaagtatatcaacgagtttatatctctctcttgatttgattactcaagcaggaactgcgagttctaatcaaatacaaggaataacttggatggtaccaaagaccaatatccaaggatcaatcaatgataatcaacaaccaaaggttggattactctaattgatgatctaacgcacaacctgtattatttcaattataaagataaaacaatataatgcggaaattgaattaacacagacaccagaaattttgttaacgaggaaaccgcaaatgcagaaaaaccccgggacctagtccagattgaacacacacggtattaagacgctatacacactagcctactccaagctaacttcggactggactgtaattgaaccccaatcagtgatcagtctcccactgatccaaggtacagttgtactctttatgcctctgatcccaacagaatactgcgcacttcattcccttagctgatctaacccacaactaatATAATGAGCTTGATATAAGTGGCCGGTGAACAACAGTAGAGCTGAGACTACATTCATAACAAGTAACAGACAAGGTTTCTCAAAAACAACACACCGGAAGCTGGCCAACTCTTTGTTTTGCTCTCTAAGAAGATCCTCCTTCGCCCATGCCTGAAAAGATGGAATTAACTTTTTCGTTATTTTGTAATCTACAGGGTATCAACAACATGAAAGAGAAAAGTGAAGTTGCTCAACAAAACTAATAAGTCAATATAAAACTAAATGCAGAGGATGCACAACCTACCGCTTCATTATCTATAGTGATAGCACGAAGCTCTCTATCTTTCTCTTCCATTTGTAATTCCATCTCGTGTATGATGCTTTCCCTTTCTTCCAGTTGCTCCTACacagataaataaaataaaatagaagtcATCATATGACACTCAAACATTGTCTTTGTTCTTTGTTCTTTCAATGAAACAAAACAATTGTGGTGATGATCCATTACATGCAGTAAACCTCAATAAGAGATGAAGAACCAAGAGAATTCGAACATGAAACTGATCTCTTTATGCAAGACTCTAATGTTGCTGCTGCAGAACATGCACCTTTGTGCTATTGCAACGTGAAAAAACATTAGATACTATAAAAAATACCAGCAGAAATATCTGGCCCCATGTTGTACAAGTCTGAACAATGATAAGTTATTCTGCCGTAATTCTCATCTTTCATAATTTGCATTGCGACGGGATCCAAGTTTGTGGTTCACTAACTTCAATATATAGGGGAGTGAAGCAGGCTCTTACACTCACTTTTTAGATAGTAATGTTAAACCATTTCTGTTTTAAGTTCAGAGTATATTACTTTTGGCTAGCTGATTCCAGTTTGGGTTTCATGTGAACCGTGATAACCAAATTAGAATACTCCTATTTAAAAGAAATTCATCAATCACTAGCTAACTTTTCGTACACCAATTACAAAGTTTGGAAGAAAACCTCTTTAAATATATACCGTCGAGGATAGAGACCAAACCTTTAGTTCCTCATATGCATTCACGTGTTCCTTCATCTGAACATCAAAGCTGTTTTTCATTTCAACAATAGCAGATCTAGCCATTATCTGAGCTCGAAGCTCAACCTCCATATTATGCAGATCCTCTCTTTGTCTATACACACTATGAATTCTTTGTTGTAACATCTCATTGTCAAGTCCTCCCCCATCATCTATCGTAATAGAACAGTAATCCCCGTGATTCGGCTGAGTTCCATGCTGAACCTTTTTCATTATATACATCAAACTTAAATACAGAAACTACAAcctttttgtcttttcttttttttttgacttaaaaAGGGCAAATTTTATAAAAGAAAACTTAGTATCACCAAAGTAGTGACACCAAGGAAACAAAAGTTACATGGATGTATGCATCACTGTTAGAGCAAGAGCTATGGGATAGAGTGTTTTAGCACTCTATCCCTTTCAAAACGAACGAGGGACTAGGTGATAGTCTACAAATCCC
The nucleotide sequence above comes from Papaver somniferum cultivar HN1 chromosome 8, ASM357369v1, whole genome shotgun sequence. Encoded proteins:
- the LOC113304543 gene encoding uncharacterized protein LOC113304543 isoform X2, which translates into the protein MEGNVSNHLGVRNNTNEEVNRTKFGQSDERTVYEHGTQPNHGDYCSITIDDGGGLDNEMLQQRIHSVYRQREDLHNMEVELRAQIMARSAIVEMKNSFDVQMKEHVNAYEELKEQLEERESIIHEMELQMEEKDRELRAITIDNEAAWAKEDLLREQNKELASFRCVVFEKPCLLLVMNVVSALLLFTGHLYQAHYISCGLDQLRE
- the LOC113304543 gene encoding uncharacterized protein LOC113304543 isoform X4, giving the protein MEGNVSNHLGVRNNTNEEVNRTKFGQSDERTVYEVQHGTQPNHGDYCSITIDDGGGLDNEMLQQRIHSVYRQREDLHNMEVELRAQIMARSAIVEMKNSFDVQMKEHVNAYEELKEQLEERESIIHEMELQMEEKDRELRAITIDNEAAWAKEDLLREQNKELASFRCGLDQLRE
- the LOC113304543 gene encoding uncharacterized protein LOC113304543 isoform X3, with product MEGNVSNHLGVRNNTNEEVNRTKFGQSDERTVYEVQHGTQPNHGDYCSITIDDGGGLDNEMLQQRIHSVYRQREDLHNMEVELRAQIMARSAIVEMKNSFDVQMKEHVNAYEELKHKGACSAAATLESCIKRSVSCSNSLGSSSLIEVYCMSNWKKGKASYTRWNYKWKRKIESFVLSL
- the LOC113304543 gene encoding uncharacterized protein LOC113304543 isoform X1: MEGNVSNHLGVRNNTNEEVNRTKFGQSDERTVYEVQHGTQPNHGDYCSITIDDGGGLDNEMLQQRIHSVYRQREDLHNMEVELRAQIMARSAIVEMKNSFDVQMKEHVNAYEELKEQLEERESIIHEMELQMEEKDRELRAITIDNEAAWAKEDLLREQNKELASFRCVVFEKPCLLLVMNVVSALLLFTGHLYQAHYISCGLDQLRE